Proteins encoded in a region of the Cytobacillus luteolus genome:
- a CDS encoding threonine aldolase family protein, whose protein sequence is MSSNSLIEAFKATKYQLGGHGTRNVDVLKEAFEAVSSQEESDLYGTGNFIEAFENKMAAYLGKETAVFFPSGTMAQQIALRIWCDQKGINKVAYHPLSHLEIHEEDGLRKLHHIEPILLADKTRVIELDDVLNMNENIACLLLELPQREIGGQLPDYETLVSISQFCRENGIKLQLDGARLFEILPYYNKTAAQICDLFDSVYVSFYKGIGGLAGAILAGEKGFTEEAKVWKRRHGGDLISLYPYIVTADYYFDKRIHKMGQYHEDATELARLYNDCPGITTLPEVPVSNMFHVHFSHSKELIEPILLDLYEQTGIGLSGHLRVIDDQLCYFEVSIGDQYAGVPKRELEVAFRELAKRLKEI, encoded by the coding sequence ATGAGCAGTAATTCTTTAATAGAAGCATTTAAAGCAACAAAATATCAATTAGGTGGTCATGGTACAAGGAATGTTGATGTGTTGAAAGAGGCATTTGAGGCTGTGAGCAGTCAGGAAGAAAGTGATTTGTACGGAACGGGTAACTTTATTGAAGCCTTTGAAAATAAAATGGCTGCTTATTTAGGTAAAGAAACGGCAGTGTTTTTTCCAAGCGGTACGATGGCCCAACAGATCGCATTACGAATTTGGTGTGACCAAAAAGGGATAAACAAGGTTGCGTATCATCCCTTATCTCATCTAGAGATACATGAAGAAGATGGACTAAGAAAGCTACATCATATTGAGCCAATCCTTCTAGCTGACAAGACTAGAGTTATAGAATTAGATGATGTCTTAAATATGAACGAGAATATAGCCTGTTTATTGTTAGAGTTACCGCAGCGAGAGATTGGCGGTCAGTTACCTGACTATGAAACTCTTGTTTCTATTTCTCAATTCTGTCGTGAAAATGGAATTAAACTACAGCTAGATGGAGCAAGACTTTTTGAGATTTTACCATACTACAACAAAACGGCTGCCCAGATTTGTGATCTTTTTGATAGTGTTTATGTATCATTTTATAAGGGAATTGGTGGACTAGCCGGGGCTATTTTAGCCGGTGAAAAAGGGTTTACGGAAGAGGCAAAGGTGTGGAAAAGACGTCACGGTGGAGACCTAATTAGTCTTTATCCTTATATTGTTACAGCCGATTATTATTTTGATAAACGGATCCATAAAATGGGTCAGTATCACGAAGACGCTACAGAACTAGCTAGGCTCTATAATGATTGTCCAGGAATAACGACCCTACCTGAGGTACCAGTTTCAAATATGTTCCATGTACATTTTAGCCACTCAAAAGAACTAATAGAACCTATTTTGCTAGATTTGTATGAGCAAACTGGAATTGGATTAAGCGGTCATTTAAGGGTGATAGACGATCAATTATGTTACTTTGAGGTAAGTATTGGCGACCAGTATGCCGGTGTTCCGAAGAGAGAGTTAGAAGTAGCGTTCCGAGAGTTAGCTAAAAGGTTAAAAGAGATTTAA
- a CDS encoding methyltransferase, protein MKEHYYEKLLNIRTRDNQKKSNQSIHYHPYEPTPYEALEQLIERYDVNKSDQIVDFGCGKGRLLFFLHYTSGAVVKGVEMNSTFYEEASANLKNYSKRHRTLSTKAISLIHNSYAEEYEIEPTDNRFYFFNPFSIKVFMKVISNILVSMEKSPREVEIVLYYPSEDYIYYLENQTSFELKNEIQVEGYYQQNQNERFLVYRGLTPGALK, encoded by the coding sequence ATGAAAGAACATTACTATGAAAAATTGTTAAATATACGCACGAGGGATAATCAAAAAAAGTCGAATCAATCTATACATTATCATCCGTATGAGCCAACACCGTATGAAGCGTTAGAGCAGTTAATAGAAAGATATGATGTGAACAAAAGTGATCAAATTGTAGATTTTGGTTGCGGAAAAGGAAGGCTGCTATTCTTCCTTCATTATACAAGTGGGGCAGTGGTAAAGGGCGTTGAGATGAACTCAACTTTTTATGAAGAAGCTAGTGCTAATTTGAAGAATTATTCAAAACGTCACAGAACCCTTAGTACAAAGGCAATCTCACTAATCCACAACAGTTATGCAGAGGAGTACGAGATAGAACCTACTGATAACCGATTTTATTTTTTTAACCCGTTTTCAATAAAGGTATTTATGAAGGTAATCTCTAATATTTTAGTATCAATGGAAAAATCACCTCGTGAGGTCGAGATAGTCTTATATTATCCATCTGAAGATTATATCTACTACTTAGAAAACCAAACCTCTTTTGAGCTAAAAAACGAAATTCAGGTTGAAGGATACTATCAACAAAACCAAAATGAAAGATTTTTAGTCTATCGGGGCCTGACCCCCGGTGCGTTAAAGTGA
- a CDS encoding MDR family MFS transporter — protein sequence MDQPINQTSRPPYGILAVLMVGAFIAFLNNTLLNIALPSIMADLKVDAATVQWLTTGFMLVNGIMIPTTAYLIQKYSVRRLFLVAMGLFAAGTIIAGSAHIFPLLLTGRMVQASGTAIMMPLLMNVMLVSFPIEKRGTAMGVFGLIMMAAPAIGPTLSGWIVEHYHWRMLFHFVTPIAVSVFLLGLFLLKDKKEKVHLRLDLFSLLLSSVGFGGLLYGFSSAGSKGWDSPQVYATIIIGATSLVWFILRQSQLEKPMLNFGIYKYPMFALSSAISMVVNMAMFSGMLLIPIYVQTLRGISPLDAGLLMLPGALLMAVMSPITGRLFDKFGGKILAITGLTIMTVTTFYFSRLTFETPYTYLMMLHALRMFGMSMVFMPVSTNGLNQLPTRFYPHGTAMNNTLNQVSGAIGTALLVTVMSTRTESQTLKLSAEATGAVTTELQQQIAMQAMLNGINYSFLVSSIIAVVALILAFFIKRATQAEDTTEQKQEGNKVVAKLV from the coding sequence ATGGATCAACCAATTAATCAAACAAGTCGCCCTCCATATGGCATTTTAGCTGTATTAATGGTCGGCGCTTTTATAGCATTTTTAAATAATACTTTATTAAATATAGCATTACCGTCTATAATGGCAGATTTAAAGGTTGATGCTGCCACTGTCCAATGGCTTACAACAGGTTTTATGTTAGTGAATGGAATTATGATTCCAACAACGGCATATTTAATTCAAAAATATTCAGTAAGACGCTTGTTTTTAGTTGCCATGGGGCTATTTGCAGCTGGAACGATTATCGCAGGAAGTGCTCATATATTTCCGTTACTGTTAACCGGGCGCATGGTTCAAGCATCAGGTACGGCAATCATGATGCCGTTATTAATGAATGTAATGTTAGTGAGTTTTCCAATTGAAAAAAGAGGAACGGCAATGGGTGTTTTTGGCTTAATTATGATGGCTGCACCTGCCATTGGTCCTACATTGTCAGGCTGGATTGTGGAGCATTATCACTGGAGAATGCTTTTCCATTTTGTCACGCCAATTGCTGTCTCTGTATTTTTATTAGGTTTATTTTTACTAAAGGATAAAAAAGAGAAAGTGCATTTACGTTTAGATCTGTTTTCACTTCTTTTATCAAGTGTAGGTTTTGGAGGTCTATTGTATGGATTTAGTTCCGCTGGTAGTAAGGGGTGGGACAGTCCACAAGTATATGCAACGATTATTATTGGGGCAACCTCATTAGTATGGTTTATTTTACGTCAATCCCAACTTGAGAAACCTATGCTTAACTTCGGAATATATAAGTACCCAATGTTTGCGTTATCCTCAGCCATTTCGATGGTTGTAAATATGGCAATGTTTTCGGGAATGCTTTTAATTCCTATCTATGTTCAAACATTAAGAGGAATTTCACCTTTGGATGCAGGATTGCTGATGCTTCCAGGAGCGTTATTAATGGCAGTGATGTCTCCCATCACTGGAAGATTATTTGATAAATTTGGCGGAAAAATTTTAGCGATAACCGGTTTGACCATTATGACTGTAACAACCTTTTATTTTAGTCGATTAACATTTGAAACGCCATATACGTATTTAATGATGCTTCATGCATTACGAATGTTTGGTATGTCAATGGTATTCATGCCTGTTTCAACCAACGGACTAAATCAGTTGCCAACACGATTTTACCCGCACGGAACGGCTATGAATAACACGCTTAATCAAGTTTCAGGTGCGATTGGTACTGCTTTATTAGTTACGGTTATGTCTACTCGAACTGAATCTCAGACTTTAAAATTATCTGCAGAAGCTACTGGGGCAGTAACAACTGAACTGCAGCAACAAATTGCAATGCAGGCTATGTTAAATGGTATCAATTACTCTTTCTTAGTATCGTCAATTATTGCTGTGGTGGCATTGATTTTAGCATTTTTTATAAAACGAGCTACACAGGCAGAGGATACCACAGAACAAAAGCAAGAGGGAAATAAAGTTGTAGCAAAACTCGTTTAG
- a CDS encoding TetR/AcrR family transcriptional regulator, translating into MNDKKKHVIKMAHQLFIEKGFQATSIQDILDYSGIAKGTFYNYFSSKNELLMELLKTIYRKMEQDRNELLLGQDPANLEIFIKQIELQMETNRTKKLVALFEEVNFSDDKDLKNFIIKGQLRIIRWFYRRFIDIFGENKKPYLLDCAIMFNGIIYQNMRYSSMAYDSNSSIHKVVQYSVNRIVKVIEEVSQAGEQLIDPEVLTRWFPDEQLEHPYQHRLYNTVLKLKASLTKQDTQAKYHELLDFIQSELTNSKQPRIFLIESAFEAIKNSETPFNENALKQLEQLIKEYK; encoded by the coding sequence ATGAACGATAAAAAGAAGCACGTTATAAAAATGGCACATCAACTTTTTATTGAAAAGGGCTTTCAAGCCACTTCAATTCAAGACATATTAGACTATAGTGGAATTGCGAAAGGCACATTTTATAATTACTTTTCATCCAAAAATGAATTATTAATGGAGCTTCTAAAAACCATCTATCGAAAAATGGAGCAAGACCGAAATGAGTTGTTACTAGGTCAAGATCCCGCAAACCTAGAAATCTTTATTAAACAAATTGAATTACAAATGGAAACCAACCGAACTAAAAAACTGGTTGCTCTATTTGAAGAGGTTAATTTTTCAGATGATAAAGACTTAAAAAACTTTATTATTAAAGGACAATTAAGAATAATCCGATGGTTTTATCGACGATTTATAGATATCTTTGGAGAAAATAAAAAACCTTACTTATTAGACTGTGCAATTATGTTTAATGGGATTATATATCAAAATATGAGATATTCATCCATGGCTTATGATTCAAATAGTAGTATTCACAAGGTTGTTCAATATAGCGTTAACAGGATTGTAAAGGTTATCGAAGAAGTGTCACAAGCAGGAGAACAACTAATTGACCCAGAAGTGCTAACTAGGTGGTTTCCTGACGAACAACTAGAACACCCATACCAGCATAGGCTATATAATACTGTTCTAAAACTAAAAGCATCATTAACAAAACAGGATACACAAGCTAAATATCATGAGTTATTAGATTTTATTCAAAGTGAGCTGACCAATTCAAAGCAACCACGAATCTTCCTAATCGAAAGTGCCTTTGAAGCAATCAAAAACAGCGAAACACCCTTCAACGAAAATGCACTTAAACAACTAGAACAATTAATCAAAGAATACAAATAA
- a CDS encoding HD domain-containing protein: MVYVFKEPKEFIEPFYQTSIRPFPCEVELLESKAFRRLKFLSHYGTGSLITSAKHTRFEHTIGVWAIVSTFFPKEEELRIAALLHDIGHLPFSHAVERTLGFNHHTITEENIRGQEISTILNKYGYDPNRIIEILDNDSPLSHKTPYLSADHLDSFLRDAYMLGKIKEHPATIFKNLSFNHQYVEANLDTSKHIIGAIYEDHRTFLKPISLALDSMLAKAISIFASEKEVDLQSIQSLTNNELLQLLQNANIEAVNKILSIILWYPEKVSIHEEDTVGAVGVEVKKVYDKTPLVNGTPLTEICSDTQETLEAIRAMKKMYYYSY, encoded by the coding sequence ATGGTATATGTTTTTAAAGAACCGAAAGAATTCATCGAGCCTTTCTATCAAACTAGTATCAGACCATTTCCTTGTGAGGTAGAACTTCTTGAGAGTAAAGCTTTTCGAAGGTTAAAATTTCTATCTCATTACGGAACCGGGTCACTAATAACCTCAGCAAAACATACAAGATTTGAACATACAATCGGAGTTTGGGCAATTGTCTCGACCTTTTTTCCAAAGGAGGAAGAATTGCGGATAGCAGCACTTCTTCATGATATTGGTCACCTTCCATTTTCGCATGCTGTTGAAAGAACACTTGGTTTCAATCATCATACGATTACAGAGGAAAATATTAGAGGACAAGAAATTTCAACGATCCTAAACAAGTACGGTTATGATCCAAATAGAATCATTGAAATTCTGGATAATGATTCCCCCTTATCACATAAAACACCGTATTTAAGTGCAGACCATTTGGATAGTTTTTTGAGAGATGCTTATATGTTAGGGAAGATTAAGGAACACCCTGCAACCATCTTTAAAAACCTTTCTTTTAACCATCAGTATGTTGAAGCGAACCTAGATACAAGTAAGCACATTATCGGGGCTATCTACGAAGATCATAGGACCTTCCTAAAACCAATTTCACTGGCACTTGATTCAATGCTAGCAAAAGCTATTTCTATATTTGCTAGTGAAAAAGAGGTGGATTTGCAGTCTATTCAATCACTGACAAATAATGAACTTCTTCAATTACTTCAAAATGCTAACATAGAAGCGGTAAATAAGATTCTTTCCATTATCCTATGGTACCCAGAAAAGGTGTCAATTCACGAGGAAGACACTGTTGGAGCTGTAGGGGTAGAAGTCAAAAAAGTGTATGATAAAACTCCATTAGTCAATGGAACCCCACTAACCGAGATATGTTCAGATACACAAGAGACCTTAGAAGCTATTCGCGCTATGAAAAAAATGTACTATTATAGCTATTAA
- a CDS encoding alpha/beta hydrolase, with the protein MQKTIFNFSAKDGKSIYAKKWVSEDEPKAIVQIAHGMAEHIDRYHEFASFLVSHGIYVFGNDHRGHGQTETRDSDRGYFADENGYEIIVEDMKALTYLIKQDYPTTPIFLLGHSMGSFLSRRYIQLYGDLVAGVIFSATGGHPGFLGKVGHYLAVREARKHGRRTPSSKMNALTFGSYNKAFKPNRTEFDWLSRDEKEVDKYISDPLAGGVFSAGFFEDFLKALNSLYDEDDKIPKQLPVCFLAGDKDPVGKNTKGVLQSYNQLKSAGLKDVTYKFYPEARHEILNEINKQEVYDDILNWINNHL; encoded by the coding sequence ATGCAAAAGACAATCTTTAACTTTTCAGCTAAGGATGGTAAGAGTATATATGCAAAGAAGTGGGTTTCAGAAGATGAACCTAAAGCGATTGTGCAAATTGCTCATGGTATGGCTGAGCATATTGACCGCTATCATGAGTTTGCTTCATTCTTAGTAAGTCATGGGATTTACGTGTTTGGGAATGATCACAGAGGGCATGGGCAAACCGAAACTCGTGATTCTGACCGCGGGTATTTTGCCGATGAGAATGGGTATGAAATCATTGTAGAAGATATGAAAGCGTTGACCTACCTTATTAAACAGGATTATCCTACTACTCCCATCTTTCTGTTGGGCCATAGTATGGGTTCATTTCTATCTAGACGATACATTCAACTGTATGGTGACCTAGTAGCAGGAGTTATCTTTTCCGCAACAGGTGGACATCCTGGTTTCCTTGGAAAGGTAGGCCATTATCTAGCCGTACGTGAAGCCAGAAAACACGGTAGACGAACACCTAGTAGTAAGATGAACGCTTTAACCTTTGGCAGCTACAATAAAGCTTTCAAACCTAATCGTACGGAATTTGATTGGTTAAGTCGCGACGAAAAAGAAGTGGATAAGTATATTAGTGATCCTTTAGCAGGTGGTGTTTTCTCAGCAGGTTTTTTTGAGGACTTTCTCAAGGCCCTGAACTCACTATATGATGAGGATGATAAAATACCAAAGCAACTTCCTGTCTGTTTTCTAGCAGGAGACAAAGACCCAGTTGGGAAAAATACAAAAGGCGTATTACAAAGCTATAATCAACTAAAATCTGCTGGATTGAAGGATGTAACCTATAAATTTTATCCTGAAGCTAGACATGAAATCCTAAATGAAATTAATAAACAAGAGGTCTACGATGATATTCTAAACTGGATAAATAACCACTTATAA
- a CDS encoding LysM peptidoglycan-binding domain-containing protein has translation MPNYSKSCLPGLTPYQVKEGETIYQIVQQFRIPLEAIKDANPTVDVEELAVGETICLPRQENFPSCSNGKFYFIQEGDSYYRIAHYFSIPLDYLLQANPNTNPNNLQIGQAICVPTESPFAYCPPGTTPYQLKQGDSFYKLSQVFNVSLESIIQLNPQANPFQLTIGQYVCLPFDWKYFFDQSHRIAFMHPRGWSKVYTSPIRYEGESGYFEVSSIIAAPPSEPSNVAPLKEVCESYAHDKFDSYGSNPEIVDMTIDGQQACLILPSSDQSDDYNNKASLIVKFPKPYVIGDSLSHYLFIVANKKKIRGIANTMKLLNVEKDQTLSKTQAENLVRRALGLANHPEVYIKYDHTVNDQYLIHVFDIVDNHTATRGWYLVHPMTGAITNYM, from the coding sequence ATGCCAAACTATTCTAAGTCTTGTTTACCTGGATTAACACCGTATCAAGTAAAAGAAGGAGAGACTATATATCAAATTGTTCAACAGTTTCGAATACCTTTAGAAGCAATTAAGGATGCCAATCCAACTGTAGATGTGGAAGAACTTGCTGTTGGTGAGACAATATGTCTACCCAGACAGGAGAATTTTCCGTCCTGCTCAAACGGAAAATTCTACTTCATTCAGGAAGGTGACTCTTACTACCGAATTGCCCACTATTTTTCTATTCCATTAGACTATTTACTCCAGGCAAACCCCAATACAAACCCGAACAATTTACAAATAGGGCAAGCTATCTGTGTTCCAACTGAATCTCCCTTTGCATATTGTCCACCTGGCACAACTCCTTATCAACTTAAACAAGGAGATAGCTTTTATAAGCTTTCCCAAGTGTTTAATGTTTCTCTCGAATCCATTATTCAACTTAATCCACAAGCGAACCCTTTTCAATTAACAATTGGGCAGTATGTCTGTCTACCATTTGATTGGAAGTATTTCTTTGACCAATCTCACCGTATTGCTTTTATGCATCCAAGAGGTTGGAGCAAAGTGTATACTTCCCCAATTAGGTATGAAGGAGAATCTGGTTATTTTGAAGTATCCAGTATAATAGCAGCTCCTCCTTCGGAACCAAGTAATGTTGCTCCTTTGAAGGAGGTATGTGAGAGCTATGCTCACGATAAATTTGACTCATATGGTTCTAACCCTGAAATTGTAGATATGACAATCGATGGGCAACAAGCATGCTTAATATTGCCTTCTAGTGATCAATCAGATGATTATAATAATAAAGCATCACTAATTGTTAAATTTCCGAAACCCTATGTAATTGGCGATTCACTTAGTCACTATTTGTTTATAGTAGCTAATAAAAAGAAGATTCGTGGTATTGCAAACACAATGAAGCTACTCAATGTTGAAAAAGATCAAACACTTTCTAAAACACAAGCTGAAAATCTAGTAAGAAGAGCATTAGGTTTGGCCAATCATCCAGAAGTCTATATAAAGTATGATCATACAGTAAATGATCAATATTTAATTCATGTTTTTGATATAGTTGATAACCACACAGCAACCAGAGGATGGTACCTCGTTCATCCAATGACAGGCGCAATTACTAACTATATGTAA
- a CDS encoding PTS sugar transporter subunit IIA, protein MLKKLFGKSSEPVVEHITSPINGRVLDITEVPDPVFSQKMMGEGIAIEPADGQVVSPVDGEIVQVFPTKHAVGIKTKSGLEILIHIGLETVTLNGEGFESFVQAGDKVVRGDKLIAFDLNIIKEKAASTITPMIITNTDEVVGNLEKNTTDTGRAGETEVLTVTLK, encoded by the coding sequence ATGTTAAAGAAGCTTTTCGGAAAAAGCAGTGAGCCAGTTGTTGAACATATTACATCACCAATAAACGGACGAGTTCTTGATATAACAGAAGTTCCAGATCCTGTCTTCTCGCAAAAAATGATGGGTGAAGGAATTGCCATTGAACCAGCAGACGGACAGGTTGTTTCACCAGTTGATGGTGAAATTGTCCAAGTGTTTCCTACAAAACATGCCGTTGGAATCAAAACAAAATCCGGCTTAGAAATTCTAATCCATATTGGATTAGAGACAGTAACCTTAAATGGAGAAGGCTTTGAAAGCTTTGTTCAGGCTGGTGACAAAGTAGTGCGAGGAGACAAGCTTATCGCATTTGACTTGAATATAATCAAAGAAAAAGCAGCAAGTACCATTACACCAATGATCATAACCAATACAGACGAGGTCGTAGGGAACTTAGAAAAGAACACTACAGACACAGGGCGAGCGGGAGAAACGGAAGTGTTGACTGTAACCCTGAAATAA
- the treC gene encoding alpha,alpha-phosphotrehalase, producing MTHPWWKKSVVYQIYPKSFNDTTGNGVGDIQGIIEKLDYLKELGVDVLWLTPIYKSPQRDNGYDISDYYSIYEEYGSMEDFDRMLDEAHKREMKIIMDIVVNHTSTEHEWFHQSMSSRDNPYRDFYFWKDGEDGNPPTNWASKFGGSAWEYDETTGQYYLHLFDVTQADLNWENEKVRHTVYEMMHFWLKKGVDGFRLDVINLISKDQDFPNDDGSVPPGDGRKFYTDGPRVHEFFREMNEEVFSKYDIMTVGEMSSTTIENCIKYTNPERNELNMTFNFHHLKVDYPNGEKWTKAEFDFLALKKILSTWQVEMHKGSGWNALFWCNHDQPRVVSRFGDDGTYHKESAKMLATTIHMMQGTPYIYQGEEFGMTDPKFDTIDDYRDVESLNIFNIKKQEGMREEEIIEILKQKSRDNSRTPVQWNTNENAGFTTGSPWINVAGNYKEVNAEKALEDKNSIFYHYQKLVSLRKKYNIIIDGDYQLILENDDTIFAYVRSSENEKLLVVNNFYGRETMFKLPENVDIEGFSGERLLSNYDDSSEEWKEILLRPYESIVFHLKK from the coding sequence TTGACACATCCATGGTGGAAGAAATCTGTTGTTTATCAAATTTATCCTAAAAGCTTTAATGACACGACAGGGAATGGTGTTGGAGATATTCAAGGTATCATTGAAAAGTTGGATTACTTAAAGGAGCTTGGGGTCGATGTTTTATGGTTGACCCCAATTTACAAATCTCCGCAAAGAGATAATGGCTATGATATTAGTGATTATTATTCGATTTATGAAGAATATGGTTCAATGGAAGACTTTGACCGAATGTTAGATGAAGCTCATAAACGGGAAATGAAAATAATAATGGACATTGTGGTAAATCACACTTCCACTGAGCACGAGTGGTTTCATCAATCTATGTCTTCTAGAGATAATCCATATCGAGACTTTTATTTTTGGAAAGACGGCGAAGATGGTAATCCACCTACTAACTGGGCGTCTAAGTTCGGCGGGTCTGCTTGGGAGTATGATGAAACGACTGGACAGTATTACTTGCATCTATTTGATGTAACTCAGGCTGATTTAAATTGGGAAAATGAAAAGGTACGTCATACTGTTTATGAAATGATGCACTTCTGGCTTAAAAAGGGAGTCGATGGGTTCCGGTTAGATGTTATTAACTTAATTTCAAAAGACCAAGATTTCCCTAATGATGATGGTTCAGTACCTCCAGGTGATGGAAGAAAATTTTATACCGATGGACCAAGAGTGCATGAATTTTTCCGTGAGATGAATGAGGAAGTGTTTTCAAAGTATGACATCATGACGGTCGGCGAAATGTCTTCTACAACAATTGAAAATTGTATTAAATATACCAATCCAGAGCGAAACGAACTAAATATGACTTTTAACTTCCATCACTTAAAAGTGGATTATCCAAACGGAGAAAAGTGGACAAAGGCTGAGTTTGATTTTTTAGCATTGAAAAAAATCCTTTCAACTTGGCAGGTAGAAATGCATAAGGGCTCTGGGTGGAATGCGTTATTTTGGTGTAATCATGACCAACCACGTGTTGTATCAAGATTTGGTGACGATGGTACATACCATAAAGAATCAGCAAAGATGCTAGCTACTACCATCCATATGATGCAAGGAACACCCTACATCTATCAAGGTGAAGAGTTTGGGATGACTGACCCAAAGTTTGATACAATTGATGATTACCGTGATGTGGAATCCTTAAATATTTTTAATATAAAAAAGCAAGAAGGTATGCGTGAGGAAGAGATTATTGAGATCCTTAAACAGAAATCAAGAGACAACTCTCGGACACCAGTGCAATGGAATACTAATGAAAATGCAGGTTTTACGACTGGGTCTCCATGGATAAACGTTGCGGGTAATTATAAAGAAGTAAATGCGGAAAAAGCACTGGAAGATAAGAATTCTATTTTTTATCACTATCAAAAACTAGTTAGTCTTAGAAAAAAGTACAATATCATCATTGATGGAGATTATCAGCTAATTCTAGAGAATGATGATACGATTTTTGCTTATGTACGCAGTTCTGAGAATGAGAAATTGCTTGTGGTCAATAATTTCTATGGTCGAGAAACAATGTTTAAACTGCCAGAGAATGTAGATATAGAAGGATTTAGCGGTGAGAGGTTACTTTCAAATTATGATGATTCATCGGAAGAATGGAAAGAAATCCTCTTGCGTCCGTATGAGTCGATTGTATTTCATTTGAAAAAATAA